GACGCCGCTGCACCGTGTCCCCTCCTAGAGCACCCCAGGGCCCCCGGACCCTGTGCCCGCGTGGCCGTGGGCGGCCAGGGCCCCTGGGAGGAGGACAATGACTGTGTGTCCGGGCCCGGGTGGGCGGCTGCGGCACCGCTGGCTCCCGGCAAGCCGGGCGATGCCAAGCAGCTTTGAAACAAAGCACCCGTGTTGAGGCTGGGGCCGCGTCCGCGGGCatggcgggggggggggcggctATTTTAGGTGCTGGCAGGACTCGTCACCGCTACGGCACATCTCCTGCATCAGGGTAGCGAGGGGGGCGGGGGCGCAGCCCCTCAGCGCTGTGCTGCACCCCGTCTCCATCCCCCCGTACCGCGGGCCGGAGGAAggtggagaggctggagaggctggagaggctggagagggggaatATTCCCGTCCCTGGGGCGGAGGGGAGGGATGCAGCCTGCCCGCGGCACCCGGGGATGTGTGGGGTGCCGGCGGGGACGCGCAGCCGGCCGGGGTCCCCAGTCCCGCTGGGGATGAATGGCAGCAGGAATCCGCCGGGACAAAGACCCCGCCGGCGGGAGAAGGATGGGGCTGGCGATGGGACGGGGGAACGCAGCAGGGCCACGGCAGCGCCTGGGGGGTCTGCGGGCAGGGGGGTCTCCCCCAGGTGAGGCAGGGACGCCAAAGGCCCCGGTGATGGGCGCGGGCCACCTGCCACGGCTGGCGTGGGTCAGCCACCAAGCGGGCACCGCCCGTCCTGCGGGGCACCTTCGGGTGGCAAAGGGAGGGGGACGACAGCAGGAAGCCCCCACCCCGTCCTTGGGCAAACCTCTCTCTTCTCGCCCTCCCGGGTGCCCCAAGCCCCCTGGTCCCCGCGGAGCGGGCCTGGCGGGTACCTTTCCGTGCGCCTCGTCCCTCCACCGCCGGCCGCCCCTCTCAGTGCCACATTGTCCCCGGCGGCGCCCAGTGACACCCGGGGCAGGAACAATGAGCCGCTTGACAGGCCAGGGCCAAGCTGGCAGCCCCGGCCCCCACCCCGGTCCACGCCGGGGCCCCCCTCGCTCTTCCCCTCTCCCACATCCCTCCCTCCGGGATCCTATTACAGCGGATAAGAGACACTAAAAGGAACAATGCACCCTGGGTAAGGCCATCTGCCACCGCTGGGGACATTCCtgccccccccggcccccctcCCTTTGGCTCACACATCGCCCCTCTTTGTAATTGcgtggtttttttcctggaagcCGATCAGCTGGCAGGGCTCGAGGGCTCAAGGACACCGGAgcgggcagggatggggcagctggcACCCCAAGGCCCGCTGGCACCccgggctgctgctgtgaggtgctgcctgcaggggcaggaggcaCCCCTGGATGGGGGGGTCGGGACAGCAACAGGGGACCTGAGACATCTCTGCGGGTCAGGGATGCTCCAGACAGGGATACTGCCAGGACAAGACCAGCTCCTGCACCCTTGGCACTGCCTTGTGTCCCCCACACGGGCATCCTGCACCCACAGAAAAGTACCCCCCCTTACCTCCCCCACTAAATCCTCCTGGGCCCTGGCGTAAGCAGCTAAAGCCCAGGCAAGCTTGGGGAagggggggcactgggggggcaccctgctgccagctccatcTGTGCCCCCAAGTGCCCGGTGCAGCAGCACCAAAGGCAGGGGAGGCAGGTGGCAGGCAGGGGTCTTGTCCCCTGTCTGTCAggcctccctgcctgccccctcATCTGTTCATGGCAGCCACTCCTGGGTAAATCACCCCCCACCTCCCCAGGGTGCTGGGCGGATGCTGCCGTGGGCAGGAGcctcccagggctggcagctccctTTTAAGCCCCTGTGGATTACCCTGGACTTGGGTGCATGCCAGGAGGGgtaggaggaggaagaggaggatgaagagcAGGCTAGCCAGCTGGGGACATGGATGTCACTACCTTGGGGGACCTACCTGTCCCTgaacacagccccagggctcccGGGGCACCCTCTGATGTTCATGGGGATCCCATCAGGAGTGATGAGTGGGCTCCAGCAAGGCTGGCACTCACCCATCCACAATCCCCAAATGCACCATCCCTCAGTGGCTACATCTTCCCTGCTGTCACCCCCAAACCTGTGTGGGACAGCAGCCATGGAGGTAGGGATGGGGGAAGGAAGTgggaaaagtggaaaagaaTCAAGATGAAGGTGGCAGGAAAGCAGTGGCTGAGCTTAGGGTTTTATTTGGTCTCAAGAGAAGTGGGTGCTGGTGTGGGCCAGTGCAGTGTGAGTGCCATCTGAGCACCCAGGTTGGCACAAGGGTGAATGAGCAGGCAGAGGGGTGGGTGGGCTGgccacatccccctgccctgtGGTTCCTTCCTGCTcacttcagctgctgcaggaaggccAGGAGTCCACGGTGCCACTCATTGGGCTTGTCCAGGTAGCAGGCGTGTCCTGCACCCTGCAGCATCAGCACCTGGTGCTCAGGGAGGTGCTGCAGGTTGTTCAGGCTggtctgccccagctctgcatccTGGTCCCCGTACACGATCAGCGTGGGGGTCTGCAGAGGGGAAAAGCATCCTGAGCCTTCAAGTGTCACTCAGGCACTTGCTCCTCCTTGCCAGGGAAACCCTGGAGGGGAGTCACTTGCCTTCTCCCCCACCCAGTATGAGAAAGGGAAACAGAAGCTCAGGCTCCTGGGTCTCCAGTTGTCCCTTCTTTACCTCCCAGTACCCCACATTTACATTCCTTCACCATCAGGTTCTCCTCTTTCAGTGGCAACAGGGTTTCTGGCCTCTTTGGCCTTTCCCCTGCACAATCCTGGTGCCAGGGTCCCCTCTGCCCCATCTCCTCCCCCAAGTGCCCTTCCAGGCCGTACTTTGATCTGGGCATACTGCTCCGCCGTGAATTTCTCAGTGCAGATGGGTGCCACAGGTACATAGGCCTTGAACAGCTGGCTGTGCTCTAAGAGGAAGGGCAGCGAGTACATGCCACTGAGCGATGGGCTGATCACCACAGCTGGACCCAGGTGCAGAGCCTCTGAAACTGCCTTCAGGAATGCCGCTGGTGCTGGCTGGCCCACGGATGCTGGGGCCACAGCGTCCTTCGAGCGGCCCAGCCCTGAATCGTGCGAGACACAAGTGGCCCTGTCAGGCTCCACACCGCCTCAATGACGGGGAGaagccagcacagcacagcccagcccagcatgACACTGTGGTTGCCATCCTGGCACCACCAACCAGTGCCTACCCTGCCTGACTCCAGGGCTGCGCTCAGCGCACCTTACCCGGCAGGTCGATGGCCACGGCTCGGTAGCCGTTCTCGGCCAGCGTGGCCAGTGTCCCCACCTGCAGCCAGGTCTCGGAGGAGAAGCGGATGccgtgcagcagcagcacggtcAGCCGTGGCGCTGCCTGGGCTGGGTCAGCCCGGCGGTAGAAGAGGCTCTGTCCCTGCACGGTGACGGTGCTCTCGGTGATCCGCGGGCCGGCCATgcctgggggccggggggctgTAACGTGGGGCAGAGGTGGGAAGGGAGGGCTGACGGGCCTTCTGCCAGTGTCAGGCCCGGTGGTGGCAGGAAGGCAAAAGGGTTGTGAGGGGTCACACCGGCATTATCTTCACTGTGGTGGCACCACCGGGGTCACTGATGCGCCGGGCGGCCTCGCGGGCCCgcctctgcctcagtttccccgtcCATCGCTGGGCCTGCAGCCCTTACCTGCTGCTCCGCACACGGGGCCGGCCGCCGCTCGTCTCCTCCCCGCCGCACCACGGGACTCGGGGTGCCGCGCCCCGGGGCCAAAGAGCGGGGGGCCGGCCGAGAGAACGGCGGCACCGCGCCATGGAGCGCCAGGTCCGGGGCGGCCCCCGGCACCGCCATGGCCCTGCCCCGCCGGGCGGAGCCGAGCGTTCCCGAGCAAAGCCGAGCGAAACCGAGCCCTGCCCGAACTCTACCGAGCCAGGCCGAGCGCCGTGCAGCAGAACCCGGGCTCTGCCGTGCAGTACCGAGCGCAATCCGAGCCCTGCCCGAGCTGCGGCGAGAGCCGCCGAGCCCTTGACGAACATTGCCGAgtcctgcccagctctgccaggctgggccgAGCCCCGGCCGAGCCCGGCCGATTCCGCGGGCCGGGCTCCGCTCGGGCCCCGGCCGCTCTGTCCTTCGGGGCTGCGGTGCCGCGGGCTGCCGCCAGGCGGGGCCCGGGACCGAGCGGGGCCGGCAGAGCCGGGCGGGGCTCGGGCTGGGCCGGAGCTGAGCAGAGCGGCGGGGACCGGGAGCTATTTCCCCgcagcagcggggctggggtcccgcagccccgcgctgccgctCTCCTTCTCCAGCGGGAGGGGAGATGCTGCTTGCCCGCAGCcgcctggggctgctgctgctcggggCGCTGCTCACTTTGCTCCTGTACCTGTGGCTCCCGGCCGCCCGGCGCTCGCGGCCTGACGAGGGCAGGCGGCCTTGGCGGGCGGCCAACGGCACCGTGCGGGCGGGGATGGCTGCGGGAGAGCCCCCCGTGTTCTACAGGGaggttcctgcagcagctgtgggccCCGGGAggtgggtcagggaggtggctcGGCCCGCCGGCAGCCTGCAGGCACGGCAGACTTGCTGAGCCCCTTCCCGCCTGTCTTCCCACACGCAGGCCTGATGTCCTGTTCCTGCACGGCCAGGCGTTCACCTCCAAGACGTGGGAGGCCTTGGGCACACTGGCGCTGCTTGCTGCAGAAGGCTACCGTGCGGTTGCAATAGATCTGCCCGGTAGGACCACAGCACTGTGCTTAGCTGATCTCTTTGGGCAGCTCCAGTCCCTTGCTTAGTCACTGCTGGGCTCTGGATCTCTTTAGGGAGGGCTCTGGATAGCTGCTGGTGATTCCTAAGGCAGTGTGCCTGGGATTTGTCTGTATCCTGGGGCATTGGTGGCTGTGACTCTACAACCCTGGGGCTTGATCAAACGTCCATTTTTGGCTAAGCCATTGAACCCTGGTGAGGAGAGACCATTGCAGGCTGCACAATGCCCCCTGACCACCCCATGCCCTCTTCCCCATACCAGGCTACGGGGATTCACCCCCAGTGGAGAAGGCGCTGACAGCACAGGGCCGGAGGGCTTTCCTGGACCAcgtcctgcaggagctgggcttgcAGAGGCCTGTTCTCATCAGCCCCTCCATGAGCGGTCGCTTTGCCCTGCCCTTCCTCATGGCACACGGGGACCGGCTGGCCGGCTTTGTGCCCATCGCACCTGTGGGCACCAAGGACTACACTGCCGAGCAGTACCGGCGAGTCCAGGTGGGTTTTTGGGCTCTTGGGGCCTGTCCTGGGTATTGGCGAGCCTTGTGggcctgctggctgcagggtgATGTGGAGGGTGGCATTATTTTGGGGTGAGTGAGGGGGACCTGTGACACCCAGCTCATGGGGGTGCACCTGCCTCCCTTCAGCTTTGCAGCACCCTGTGGTGATGTGGTGATGGATGGaggtgggcacagcccagggggAGTGTGGTGGCCATTTACCCCTCTGACAGCtgctcttgttttctctctccccttaCAAAGACACCCACCCTGATCCTGTATGGTGACCGTGACACTGGCCTGGCTCCCCAGGCCCTGCAGAACCTCCAGCACCTCCCTAAGCACCGTGTGGCCGTGCTGTCTGGTGCTGGCCATGCCTGCTACCTGGACAAGCCAGAGGACTTCCACCGGGCCCTGCTGGGCTTCCTGCACCAGCTGAAGTGAGCACTCCTCCCTGCCTAGCAGGAGGGCTGGGACCTCCGAGGGACTGGGAGGCACAGACGGCTGCATGAGGGATGCTGTTCCCTCCTGGGGTATGCCCAGGATGGCGGGAGTGGGACTGGAGGTGTCCCTTGCTGGCAGGACAGTGTCGTCTGTCACGAGGCCAATAAACTGatgctgctctgttttctgcgTGTGTCCCAAGCGCCGCGGGGCTCCTTCATCGCTCCGCCGCTAGTGTGGGGCCAGGAGGGTGCCCGGTGCCCGCTGCGTGCATCCCGCCCCTACTGCGCGCCCCGctccggccctgcccggccctgcccgccgctGCCGGtggggcggagcggggcggggcggagcggggcggagcggagcggagcggggcgggcggagcggggaggggcggggcggggcggagcggggcggagcggggcgggcggagcggggcaggcggagcggggcggggcggagcggagcggagcggggcggagcggggcggagcggagcggggcggggcggagcggggcggagcggggcgggcggagcggggcggagcggggcgggcggagcggggcaggcggagcggggcggggcggagcggagcggagcggggcggggcgggcggagcggggcgggcggagcggggccggtgGGGAAGcgccggcggcggcagcgctgaggtagggccgggggcggcgggaggccgagcagcggggccgggcagcagcgccCGGCACCCGTGGGTGGGTGCCCCGGTGCCTTCGCCCCCCTTAAGCCCGGGCTAAGGTACCCTGCACCCCCTGCCCTTGCACCCTTCCTCTACTGCCCTGCACTCCCTCGCCGCACTGTTCTGCACCCCTAGCCATGGTGCCTTGCACCCCCTGCGCTCCTAACCACAGTATCCAGCACCCCTCTGATCCAGCACCCCTCTGCCCTTCTGCCCATGCTGCGCCTTCACCCCAGCCCTAACCATGGTGTCCTGCCTGCCCTCTGCTTCACCCCGTACCCCCCTGGTACCTCTGCACCCCACTGTACCTCCTGCCTGCACCCCAGCCATGGTACCCTGTACCCCACCTGTGCCCCTTTGCACCCCCAGCCACCGTACCCCTGCACCCCTAACCACAGTCCCACTGCATCCCTCATAGCCTCTCTGCAccccctgctcccacagcccttTCACCCCTCCTGCTGAACCCCCACATCCCCTAAGCACCCCacatcctcctgctcctccaaaACCCAGCTTCCCTCAAACAGCTCCCACAGTACCCTGTCACTGTAATGTGGTCCCCCAGTACCTCTATCCTCTTTAACACTCAATCCCCCTTCaccatccccatttccctgcagccccagggcctTTCCTTGCAGCTCTCCTGCACCCCCTAGCCAGGCAGTAACTCTCTTTCCCTACCTGCACCCCCTTACACCAGCatcctgccttccctgcctgcatcccccAGCATTCCCACAAACCTCTAACCCTTGGATAATCCCAACTACCGTGTCTCCCTCCCCAACATACCCTTCTTCCGCTTTATCCTTCTTCATACTCCCTCACCTAGTTGCCCCCTTTCCTCCTAGCTAGGCCTTCCCTGGATTTCACCCCTTGCCTGGGCATCATAgcctgtcctgtcactgtgtTTGGGGCAGGAACATGTGTTTTAGGGGAAAAATGACAGGCCAGTGTTGGGGGCGCACCCCATGTGGGGGGGATTTCTCCCATGGTGGCAGAGTCCCAGGAGTCGCATGGGGGAGACCTTTGTCCCATCTCCCCTTGGTTTCTGTGACGACCAAGCATGCAGGTGGACTTTGGAGGGGCTGGTGGGTGATTAACCATCTTGCAGCTCTTTCCCTAGAGCTTTGCAGCCCTGGTCCCAGACATGGCACCTGGGAAGCCTGGGAAGAGCACGGGGGCCTCAGAGAACCCCTCAGTTACACTTTTCCGGGAGTACCTGAAGATTGACACTGTCCACCCTAAACCTGACTATGGTGAGGATGGGGGAACAGGATGGGGAGCCGTGTGGGGACTGGGTAATGCAGCTTTGCAGCTCCAATCTTTGGACTCAGGTGCCCAAGTGCTGTACTGGGGCTGTTTTGATCGTGGTGTTAAGGAGCAAACTCCTTTGTGCCTTATCTCTGCTGGTGTCTTTGGTTGGGGCAGGGCTGTCTCAATCAGAGCTATTGTTTGCTTCTTCTAGCCCTGTGCCCCTTGCTCCCCTTTCCGTGCTGCCTTGGGATGGGTGATTCTGTGTAGATCTCCTTCTGTTAACATTTATGTCTTCCCActaaagtacattttttttggTGAGAAGCTCCCTAAACTCCTCTGGAGAAACATTCCCCCTGAACTCACCCtaattcaatttttatttttttcatatttcccAAGTCCTCACTCCAAAGGGATGGTGATGAGCTGCTCCCGTCCCTGTTCATGGCCACTTGTTGTGTCCAGGTCCTGCAGCACCTGTCCTCTTTTGTCACCTCTTTCCTTGTTCTGGGAACGCTGCAGAGccttggggtccctgggggtttGCAGTGAGAGACCCCAGTGTAACCGTGGGCATCCCTACTCTTCCCCAGACGCAGCTGTCCAGTTTCTGGAACGTGTTGGCACCGACCTGGGCTTGGCCTGCCAAAAAGTGGAGGTGAGCAAGCCAAGAAGCAGCTTTAGTCTgtccacccatccatccatctagCCACCTGTGCTTGGGTCCTTAGTGACCAAGATGTTCCTCTGCCTGCACCCAGGCAGAGCTAGGCAGGAGTGAATCCCCTCTGCCTGTAATCCTCTGCTGACCTGAGCCCTTCCTTAAGCCGATGGTCCGGCTGCTCCCTGCTGacctctgcagctgcctgtgctaTGATTAGCAGGGGACCTGGCAGCGTCACGTTGGCTGGGGCCATCCTTCCTGCTGGGTACTGGCTGTCCTGGGAGACTCCTGGGCACCAGGGGAAGATGCTGGGTTTGTCTTCCCTCCTCTGAATTTCCAGCCAGGTTTGGCACCTGCAGGTCTGGCTTCAGGTCTGCTCCTGCTACCTGGGCTCTCCCACTGGAGAAAGGGGTGGCATCCAGAAACTTTTTCCAGGCTGTTGCTTTTTGGCTCCAGCTTGCTGGTCCAAGCCTTTCTGTCTCCATCCTGCTGGTGACATCCTGCCTTCGTCccacaggtgtgccagggccGTGTGGTGCTGATCCTGACCTGGCAGGGCACGAACCCCCGCCTGCGCTCCATCCTTCTCAACTCCCACACTGACGTCGTGCCTGTCTTCGAGGTGCTGAACAGAGCGAGGGGTGGGAAGGGCATGGAGAGGAGGACGGGGTGGATGGGAGCTGGTGCCTTCTGTGCCCTTCTGCCATCGTGGACACTCTTCCCTGCAGGAGCACTGGACCTACCCACCCTTCGAGGCAGTTAAAGACTCGCAAGGCAACATCTATGCCCGGGGTGCCCAGGACATGAAGTGCGTCTCCATCCAGTGAGTGGAGGGCTCTGCACCTGCTGGGTGAGCACGGTGCTGCTGGTGTCTCTGAGTGATGCAGGACAGGATGCCACTATCCGCAGGGTCCCAGGGGCCAGAGGTGCCACCTCTGCCCTGAGGTGGCTCAGAGCACACAAGCCCCTCTCCTCCACAATGACCGTGCACTACCTTCCCTTGCAAGGTACCTTGAGGCCATCCGGAGGCTGAAGACAGAAGGGAAGTCTTTTGCCCGCACCATCCACCTCACCTTTGTGCCTGGTgagtccccagctgtcccctctcaggaGGTACAGAAGGGGCTGGCAGCTGGGTGTTGCTGTGGAGTCCCCCACGGCAGCCAGGCTCCCCCGATGCTGACCTCCCCTAGCTCAACGCCAGAGAGGTTTCCATGTCCAAGGACATCAGGTGTGCTGATGGCATCCAGGCTGGCACGGAGGGAGGACTAGAGGTGGTGGGCTGGGGGATGCCCCAGTTCCTTCCTCTATGCCAGGCTCTCCCCCACAGATGAGGAGGTGGGCGGACACAAGGGCATGGAGATGTTCGTGCAGCGTCCTGAGTTTAAAGCACTCAACGTGGGCTTTGCCATGGATGAGGGTGAGTATTGGtagggctggcactggcatgTGTCTCCTCCTGGCATCACTCCCCAGGCACCAGCATCCCATATGCTTCCAGGGACCCCCTTTTGGGATCCTTCCCCTGGGCAGTGGGGAGTGCCAGTCTGGAGGAAAATGCTGCTAGGACAGAGCAGAGGGGGCACATCATGGTACCTCCATGTCGCACTGACCCTCTGTCTGTGCCCACCACAGGCCTGGCCAGCCCATCTGACACCTTCAGTGTCTTCTATGGTGAGAGGAGCCCATGGTGTGAGTATCTGTGTGTCCACTGCCCTGTCCTTGGCTCtcctgggtgctggggcactgATGCTATCCCAGACTTTCTGCTCAACCCTTCCCTCTACACCTACTGCTGCAGGGATAAAGGTGAAGTGCATGGGTAGCCCTGGGCACGGGTCCCGCTTCATCAGCAACACAGCGGCTGAGAAGATGGTAAGAGAGGgcctgccctgggctgccagGCCCCTGCCCACGGGGCTGGTCCTCacctgctgctcttccctccccagcacaaaGTCATCAACTCCTTCCTGGCCTTCAGGGAGAGCGAGAAGCAGAGGTAGGAGAtgggcagcaggatggcagtGGCTTAGTTCAGTCCATGAAGGGAGCCTTTGGgatctggtgctgctgctctgtgcctcagtttccccattttGGGTGACAGCATGGTAGGGAAGCGCTTCTCCCCAGGTGGCAGATAGTGACTGTCCCTTGCATGCCCCAAGGCTCAAGTCCGACTCAAACCTGACCCTGGGGGATGTCACTTCTCTCAACATGACCATGCTGGAGGGGGGTGTCTCCTTCAACGTGGTGCCCTCCGAGATGGCTGCCAGCTTTGACATCCGCATCCCACCCACTGTGGACCTGAAGGTGGGCACCGTGCCAGCCCCACCCAGGAGAGGTCTGGGATGAGGGTGACCTGCTCACACCCCTCCTCTGGTCTCTGCCCCAGGCCTTTGAGGAGCAGGTGACCACATGGTGCCGCGATGCTGGGGAAGGTGTCACCTGTGAGTTCCACCAGGTGAGGGATCTCAGCTGCCTGGCATATCGTGGCTGTCCCACTCCTGCCAAATGCCACCTCCTCGCCCCTTCATCTGCCCTCTCCCTCTTGTCAGAAATGCATGGACCAACACATCACCTCCACTGAGGAGTCAGACCCATGGTGGAAGGCCTTCAGTGGGGTCTGTAGGGACATGTAAGTACTGTCTCTAGGAAGGGCAGGACCCTGGCAGGGACATCTCTGGTTGAGgccagg
The Taeniopygia guttata chromosome 12, bTaeGut7.mat, whole genome shotgun sequence DNA segment above includes these coding regions:
- the ABHD14B gene encoding putative protein-lysine deacylase ABHD14B → MAGPRITESTVTVQGQSLFYRRADPAQAAPRLTVLLLHGIRFSSETWLQVGTLATLAENGYRAVAIDLPGLGRSKDAVAPASVGQPAPAAFLKAVSEALHLGPAVVISPSLSGMYSLPFLLEHSQLFKAYVPVAPICTEKFTAEQYAQIKTPTLIVYGDQDAELGQTSLNNLQHLPEHQVLMLQGAGHACYLDKPNEWHRGLLAFLQQLK
- the ABHD14A gene encoding protein ABHD14A isoform X1; this translates as MPGGRGAVTWGRGGKGGLTGLLPVSGPVVAGRQKGCEGSHRHYLHCGGTTGVTDAPGGLAGPPLPQFPRPSLGLQPLPAAPHTGPAAARLLPAAPRDSGCRAPGPKSGGPAERTAAPRHGAPGPGRPPAPPWPCPAGRSRAFPSKAERNRALPELYRARPSAVQQNPGSAVQYRAQSEPCPSCGESRRALDEHCRVLPSSARLGRAPAEPGRFRGPGSARAPAALSFGAAVPRAAARRGPGPSGAGRAGRGSGWAGAEQSGGDRELFPRSSGAGVPQPRAAALLLQREGRCCLPAAAWGCCCSGRCSLCSCTCGSRPPGARGLTRAGGLGGRPTAPCGRGWLRESPPCSTGRFLQQLWAPGGYGDSPPVEKALTAQGRRAFLDHVLQELGLQRPVLISPSMSGRFALPFLMAHGDRLAGFVPIAPVGTKDYTAEQYRRVQTPTLILYGDRDTGLAPQALQNLQHLPKHRVAVLSGAGHACYLDKPEDFHRALLGFLHQLK
- the ABHD14A gene encoding protein ABHD14A isoform X2 is translated as MLLARSRLGLLLLGALLTLLLYLWLPAARRSRPDEGRRPWRAANGTVRAGMAAGEPPVFYREVPAAAVGPGRPDVLFLHGQAFTSKTWEALGTLALLAAEGYRAVAIDLPGYGDSPPVEKALTAQGRRAFLDHVLQELGLQRPVLISPSMSGRFALPFLMAHGDRLAGFVPIAPVGTKDYTAEQYRRVQTPTLILYGDRDTGLAPQALQNLQHLPKHRVAVLSGAGHACYLDKPEDFHRALLGFLHQLK
- the ACY1 gene encoding aminoacylase-1, which encodes MAPGKPGKSTGASENPSVTLFREYLKIDTVHPKPDYDAAVQFLERVGTDLGLACQKVEVCQGRVVLILTWQGTNPRLRSILLNSHTDVVPVFEEHWTYPPFEAVKDSQGNIYARGAQDMKCVSIQYLEAIRRLKTEGKSFARTIHLTFVPDEEVGGHKGMEMFVQRPEFKALNVGFAMDEGLASPSDTFSVFYGERSPWWIKVKCMGSPGHGSRFISNTAAEKMHKVINSFLAFRESEKQRLKSDSNLTLGDVTSLNMTMLEGGVSFNVVPSEMAASFDIRIPPTVDLKAFEEQVTTWCRDAGEGVTCEFHQKCMDQHITSTEESDPWWKAFSGVCRDMKLQLKLEIFPAATDSRYIRAAGHPAIGFSPMNRTPVLLHDHNEFLNEQVFLRGIEIYARLLTALASVPPLPTEG